A DNA window from Trichomycterus rosablanca isolate fTriRos1 chromosome 11, fTriRos1.hap1, whole genome shotgun sequence contains the following coding sequences:
- the LOC134322911 gene encoding ras-related protein Rap-2b, with the protein MREYKVVVLGSGGVGKSALTVQFVTGSFIEKYDPTIEDFYRKEIEVDSSPSVLEILDTAGTEQFASMRDLYIKNGQGFILVYSLVNQQSFQDIKPMRDQIIRVKRYERVPMILVGNKVDLEGEREVSSGEGKALADEWNCPFLETSAKNKGSVDELFAEIVRQMNYAATPGGDEPCCSSCAIL; encoded by the coding sequence ATGAGAGAGTATAAGGTGGTGGTACTGGGCTCGGGCGGTGTGGGGAAATCCGCCCTGACCGTCCAGTTCGTCACCGGCTCCTTCATCGAGAAGTACGACCCTACCATCGAGGACTTCTACCGCAAGGAGATCGAGGTGGACTCGTCTCCGTCGGTGCTGGAGATCCTGGACACGGCCGGCACCGAGCAGTTCGCCTCCATGAGGGACCTGTACATCAAGAACGGCCAGGGCTTCATCCTGGTCTACAGCCTGGTCAACCAGCAGAGCTTCCAGGACATCAAACCCATGAGGGACCAGATCATCCGGGTCAAGCGCTACGAGCGCGTGCCCATGATCCTGGTGGGGAACAAGGTGGACCTGGAGGGCGAGCGGGAGGTCTCGTCGGGCGAGGGTAAAGCCCTGGCCGACGAGTGGAACTGCCCCTTCTTGGAGACCTCGGCCAAGAACAAGGGCTCGGTGGACGAGCTGTTCGCCGAGATCGTCCGGCAGATGAACTACGCGGCGACGCCCGGCGGGGACGAGCCCTGCTGCTCCTCCTGCGCCATCCTGTAA